TACATGAATTCCATCTGCATCTAAGTTTAATGCAAGTTCGACATCATCATTGATAATGAACGGTACTTTATATATTTGGCACAGCTTTTGGCATTGCCGGGCAAATTGAATGTACTCATCACCTTTTAAAGCATTTTCACCTTTTTCCCTCAGCTGGAACATCGTAACTCCTGCCTGTAGCGCCTCTTCTAAAACAAGGAGCGGGTCGCGTTTACAATTGATTGTTCCCATAACAAAATACTTATTTAAATCAAAAAACATGGACATTGCACAACCCCCGCTGTTCATGATAGGCAAAATGATTTGTCGGGCCAAAGCCGTGACCAATATTGAGCGGATGACGAATAGCCAGTTGCACATATTTTTTCGCTTCTATAATGGCTGCCTCTATCGATCTTCCTTTTGCCATCTCCGCCGTGATTGCTGCCGAAAATGTACAGCCTGTTCCATGCGTATGCTTCGTATCCACTCGCTCTGTTTTCATTTTAAATGGTTGTTCCCCGCGAATGAAAACCGTATCTGTCGCATGCTTACCGCTTAAGTGACCACCTTTAATGACTACACATTCCAGTCCTAGACTTAAGAGATGCTGTGCCGCTGAATTAATATCTTCTTCAGTTTGAATTGTATAGCCAGTCAGAATTTCTGCTTCCGGAATGTTTGGTGTACAAACAGTTGCAAGCGGCAATAACTTTTCTTTAAGGGCTGTTGTTGCCTGCTGCTCGAGTAAACTGGCGCCTCCCTTTGCAATCATGACTGGGTCAACGATTATCGGAATTGTTGTTTCTTTAAGCTGCGCGACTATCGCTTCGATAATTTCTGCACTAAACAGCATACCTGTTTTAATTGCTTTTATATCAAAATCTTGAAGTACCGCTTTTAACTGAGCTTGCACGAAATCAGGAGTTGTCGGAAAAATCCCGTGCACGCCTCCCGTGTTTTGTGCGGTTAGTGCGGTAATGACCGATGTACCAAATACACGTAATTCCTGAAACGTTTTCAAGTCTGCTTGAATGCCTGCACCGCCACCGCTATCTGAGCCTGCAATTGTACATGTAATCATCGTCGTCCCTCCGCTAAAAGTTCTAGTTCATTCAAGAAGTTAGTATGGAAAGTTCCTATAGCTGCAACAGAATTGGCACTCGCCTGTTTATATTCATTGAGCAGAGTTTGTAAGTCATTAAACGGTTCTTTACTGTTTGCAAGCACCGCAGCACAAAAGGCACTCAATAAGCAGCCGCTCCCAGTCATTTTTGTCACTTTTTCATGACCACCCGTTACAAATTCAACTCTTTCCCCATCCGTAATCACATCTTGTTCTCCTGTAACGATTACAATAGATTGATAGTGATTCGCCAGCTGTTTGGCCGTCGCTGCAACATCGATATGTCCATTACCGCTATCAACACCTTTGGAAGTCCAATCCGCTCCCGCAAAAGCCGCCAATTCTCCAATATTGCAGCGGATAACATCAATCTTTAGAAGATAGAGCAATTGTCGTGCTGTCTCAATTCGAAACTTTGTTGCCCCTACTCCTACTGGATCCAGAACAACCGGAGTATGATGCTTATTTGCGCTAAATCCTGCTTCCTTCATCGATGCTACTGTCCGTTCATTCAAAGTACCCAAATTTAAAAGTAATGCACTTGACTGAGCAGCCATTTCTCCCGCTTCTTCGATCGCATCCGCCATTACCGGTGAGGCACCTACCGCAAGCAAACCATTCGCTGTAAAATTTGCGACGACATAATTTGTAATGCAATGTACTAACGGCTGATTTTTATGAATTGCTTGCAGGCTCATTGACATACACCCCTTGTTCCCAGTTTTGCTTCGTCCAAGGCATCTCCCAAAACATCCATTCGTAATAACAGCTTTTCTTAAAATGTTCCTGCAAGACTTTTACCTTTGCTGGTTGTTCTTTCGCATATCGATCCAGCATTGACTTTTGTATTTCAATATTTTGTAGCATCTCCTCGGACGCATAGAGTGCAATCCATTGTTCATAAAGGGGGACATTCGGGCGTGCATCTTTTAACCTTTGCCCAATTTCCTGATACAGCCACGGGCAAGGTAAAATTGCCGCAAATGCTTCAGCTACATCTCCGTTATGCACCGCATTATACATATGGCTTACATAGTTATAGGCTGCTGGAGCCGCTTCGAATTGCTCCAAATCATCCGCTGTCACGCCTAATTCTTTAAACGTTGTACGATGCAACTCCAACTCTGCGTCATGAATAAATTTTGCTGTTTGCAGAAAATATTGAACATCGTCATCCGTAGTCGCTTTTGCAGCTGCAAGAGCAAGAACTTTCGTATAATGTTTTAAATAATATGCATCCTGCAGCATATAAAACTTAAACTTCTCCAGCGGTAAACTTCCATCTGCAATCCCTTGTACAAATGGATGATAGAAGCTAGCCTCCCAATAAAAATCCGTTTCTTTCCTTACCTTTTCACAAAATCCCATTGTTACTCCTCCTTTTTGTTGGCGGAAGCACAAAAAAAGACGCCTCTATATAGAGAGACGTCCCCAAAAAGTGTAAGTACCACTTTTCATTGCTCCCTACGTCCGTATTAACGGCCAGGTTCCAAGGGTCAGGTTTTAACCTTCTCAACACTACTGTGTCCCCCCGCAAATCAAATGCGTGTATATTTGCAAAAGAAAGACTCCACGTAAAGGATACGCGGAGTCAAAGTAAGTACATATGTATAGCGTGTACTTTGCTCCCTACGTCCGTATTAACGGCCAGGTTCTAAGGGTCAGGTTTTAACCTTCTCAACACTGCTGTGTCCCCCCGCAAATGCATTTAATTACCCAGAGTGTAACAAATTAATTCAACCCGGGCAAGGGAATTCGAAAAATTATGAAATTACTACTATATTTAGGGAATCATTCCAGAAAGTAAAGCTATTTTTAGTGCTCAGAAAAAAACGCTATTTCCCCTTAGAGAAAATAGCATCTTTGTTTTACCGCAATCGACGTTGACTATTGTAAATGGGCTACTGTCGATCGTTTACCAGTCATTTCTTGATAAGCCTGCGCATATTCCTCAGCCAGTTTATCAACATATTGCTGGGTAGAGGTAATCTCTTTAATTGCACCAATTCCTTGCCCGCTTCCCCAAATATCTTTCCAGGCTTTTGCGTTATTATCGTTAAAGTTCATCGCAGAAGGATCACTTTCTTTGAGATTATTTGGATCCATCCCCGCATTCATAATAGAGCCTTTCAAATAATTTCCGTGGATTCCTGTAAATAAATTACTGTATATAATATCCTCTGCTGTACTATCCACAATCATCTGTTTATATTCTTGACGCGCAAAAGCTTCTTCAGTCGCGATAAATGGTGAGCCAATATAGCCGAAATCAGCACCCATCGCCTGTGCTGCCAATACGGAATGGCCTCGTGCGATGGATCCTGATAATGCTAACGGACCGTCAAACCATTCGCGGATTTCCTGTATAAGCGCAAATGGGCTCTGCTGACCGGCATGGCCTCCTGCACCTGCTGCTACTGCAATGATACCGTCCGCACCTTTTTGAATCGCTTTTTTTGCAAAATAATTGTTGATGACATCATGGAAAACAATGCCTCCATAACTATGTGCTGCCTCAAAAACTTCTTCGCGTGCCCCAAGTGAAGTAATAATAAGCGGAACTTTATATTTCACACAAAGCTCCATATCCTGTTCCAGGCGGTCATTTGTTTTATGAACAATCTGGTTAATGGCAAATGGCGCTGCCGGCCGATCCGGATTTTTGGCATTATAGCTTGCCAACTCCTCTGTAATTTCAGCTAACCATTCATCTAGCTGGCTTGCCGGCCTTGCGTTCAGCGCTGGCATCGACCCGACAATTCCTGCCTTGCATTGCGCAATGACCAATTTTGGATTGCTAATAATAAACAACGGTGCCCCAATTACTGGGATTCGTAAGTTTTGTAAGATTTCCGGAACATTCCCCATCAATAATCCCCCTTTTCTTCAACTACTACTAATACTTCATCAATATTGACCAAATCTCCTTCTTAAATAGATGACAATCAAAAAAGTCAGATGAATAGTTTTTGATTTCATCTGACCATCTATGCTGCTTTTTCTATTTCTTCACCACATTAAAATTAGCCCCGATAAGCTGCCAGTTTTGCGGGAATGGCAATCCTAACTTCCAATAGCCAACACCGCGCAAATTCAAGCGCTTTACTAAATCAAACTTCGCCTGAATGGAACGTGCATCCTCAAACCAGACAATATGTGAACGGCCTTGCTCATCATAGTAATTAAAGTATGGGGCCTGTGCAGTATTGTCAAATTGGATAGCCGCATTGTAACGTTTTGCTACTTCAATAGCTCGTTGAGGACTTATTGCTTCTGCGTAATCTCCTCCTTGGACAAAAGGTAATGTCCAATCGTAGCCATACAAATTTTGCCCCAATAAAATTTTACTCGCAGGAATTTCTGTTAAAGCGTATTGTACTACTTGTTCGACTTGTGGCAGTGGAGAAACGGCCATTGGAGGTCCTGCAGAATACCCCCATTCATATGTCATGAGCATAACAAAATCCACTATTTCGCCATGTGCCTTATAGTCATGCCCCATAAACCATTCCCCGGGCTGATCCGCTCTCGTTTTGGGAGCCAATGCGGTAGAAACCGTATATCCTTCCGCATGCAACCGCTCGACAGCTCTTCGAAGAAAGTTATTATAAGCTTCCCGCTGGTCACGTGATATACGTTCAAAATCAAAATGGATATCCGAAATATTCCCGATGCGTTTTGCTTCTGCTATGATATTGTCCAGCAATAAATTTTGGACCGCGACACTTTGAAAAATATCCCGGGCAAGCTCAGCGCTAAACTGATAATCTTCGAGATTGGTAATCGCCATTGCTATACTTGTTTTCTCTTGTTCAGCGATCTCGGGTAAAGGATTAATGGTCGGTGCTTTTATTGAACCATCCCGACTCACCTCATAACTGAATACAGCTAAGTACGTTAAGTAAGGGTTTGCCTCACGAACTTGATCCAGCAGCATTTCATTTATTTCATTGCCTCTTGGTTCTACATATGCCAAAATTTCTGCAGACCTTTTGGATGGTTCCGGTATATACAATGAGGTGCCAATCATTAGCAACGCATCCGGACTCAACCCATTTGCTTGCGCGAGCGTTGTATAATTCACTTGAAACCGTTGACCAATAGACCATAAACTATCCCCTGGCTGTACAATATAGTATTGCCCTTTCAGTGGAACGACCAATGCTTGCCCGATCACTAACCGCGCGGGCTCCGTAATTTGGTTTGCTTCCACTATACTTTGCACTGTTGTTCCATAAAACTGTGCGATTGCCCACAATGATTCTCCCGGTTGTACAACATGAATTTGAATTGTCCGTCCTCCTTTTTCTATGTACTAATTTATGAACTATATCCCGTGTTAATGCGGAAAGATAGGTTAGAAATACATAAGTTATCACAAGAAATAATTTTAAATGATTTCAATTATTCATATGAGCACCTGGGTTAACTGTTTCATACTATAGTTGTGAGGTGAAAAAATGCCAAGAGTTAAATACCGGGATGCCGATGTTGATTTAATCGCTCGAATGATGCGGGCCGAGGCGGAAGGCGAAGGAAAACAAGGGATGCTGTACGTGGGAAATGTAATTGTGAACCGTGCTATTGCCACATGCCTGGACTTTAATGATGTGAGAACGATTGAACAGGTTATTTTCCAAGTACAGGGCAATAACTATTCTTTTGAGGCGGTACAAAAAGGGAATATGTTTTATCAAAGGGCCAGAGAGACAGAACGGAAATTGGCAAAACAAGTGCTAGACTATTGGAGAGAACATCCAGCAAAATATGCACTTTGGTATTTCAACCCATATGGTCCTTGTCCGCCAACATGGTATGGTCAACCATTTACAGGGCAATTTAAACAGCATTGCTTCTATGAACCGATAGGTGGTACATGTGACAGTGTTTATCAGGGCTAATTGTCATCATTGCCCAAATATATAAGAAGAGCCTTGCACAAATTATGTGACAAGGCTTTTCTTGCTTTAACAACTATTTATTTTTATTTGATTGCTGGTTTTTATCATGGTTTGTTTTATTGTTTTTATTTTTTAATTTTGAATCGAATTCTTCCGAAAATTCCGCTGTATTATCTTCCGGATTCCGATTGTGACTTGTTGTATTCCGGTGTAATTCTTTATAAGTTGAAAAAGGATTGTGTGTGCGCGTATTCATTGTCTCTTTGCTGTTTTTGCTCATATTTCATCACCTCCTACTGCCTTAATGTGCTCAGGTTAGGATGTTTTATGCTTTTTAAGGCTGGCACGATTTTTGTAATGAAAAATTGCTGGAAAGCCATATTAAGAAGGAATCAAAATTGAAAGGAGCATATTAATGGGCAGAGATGATAGTAAGAGTAAAGGAACGAATAAACAATCATTACCGCAAACACCGAAAAACATGAAAATTGCACCTAATAAAGTAAAGGAAGAAATTGCAAATGAGCTAACGGAGCTTCATCAGCAAGCTCAAAAAGGGAAACGAAAATCGTATTGAGATAAAAATGGCCTTCATCACAGTATGTACTGTAATGAAGGCCTGATTTACTTCAAGACAAAGGTTAGAACTGTCTCGCTTTCGCATTAATTCTCAAAATCTGGTTGTTCAAAGTTACCTCTGTTTCCCCTTTGATTTGAGATTTTTGATGCTTATCGCTCGTCCAGTTATGGTGGATCTTCTTAGATTTTGGATCTGTGAAACCCTTCTTATCCATTCGTTCCGCCTCCCTATGTTTAAAAGTGAATCAATATAAGTATGGCTTTTTTTGCTATCGTTATTCCCTACATAGATAAAAATTGATGGTGCCAGTCCTAACAATTTCGAATTTCTTCCGCGTATGGAATCATTGCATCCACCAATACTAAAAGTGTGAATCAGTCAATTCTCTTTGGAAAGGATGAGGAACAATGGCTAAGAAAAGTTCAGGTACACCTAGCTGGAAACAAAATCACCCGATTACTTTATTATCCAACTCCGTTGAACGAACAGAACGTGCAGTAAAGCAGGCAATGTCCCACCCGGAAGAGTTTGCCGTTGAACATGCATTCAATTCAATGGAGCGTACCGAAAATGCGCTTGCCAATGCATTGCAAAGACAGGAGCATTTGGATATTGTCGAGCAAAATATATCCAAACTAGACGAGCTAAAGCAAAGCATCCTGGAAATTGATGAAAGCTTGAAGGATTCATAAAAGTTCCCCCGTTACATCTATGGACGTAACGGGGGACTTTCTTTACGTATAAAGTGCACTTAAAAAAATCCCTAAAGCTTCTTCATATATTTCTCCAAATTGGCTAATTGGCAATGGGTTCGTTCCTAGTCCCAGTTCAACTGTAAAACCAGGACGGCGCCAATCTTGAATAAACCAGTCTTTATACCCCGCATAGCTTTCAATTGTCTGCACCGGCTCATATCCGCTTACCCGCGCAAATTCATTGACAAGCACTTCTGTTTCAGGCGGTTCCAATCCCATGAATCCCCAATAAATAACTTTCCCTTGTGTATGGAAGGCCAACACGCGCGAGAAATCCCGTTCAACAGTCAGTTCGGCCATTGCGATGGATTCCGGTTCGGATAGCGGACTTTCCCCACCATAGTCCCGGGGCCCTGGTGTTTTCGGGTTTCTCTCTCTTTCTCGCTCCCATTCGGCAGGGAACTGGTCGTTCAGATCAACCCCATTAATATTCGCTTTCCACCCAGAGAAATCTGTACTGCCGCCATTCCACTCGATAAGCTTATTGCGGATACTTTCATCCTCCGGAGGTCCGTTCAGCACTAAATCCACTCCGTCCGGATTTACCATAGGTACAATATTTAAATTCATCTGATTATACAATGGCAATGTATAAAGCCCTCGTATTGCACCATTATTCGTAAGCGACAGGAGATAGTCATTAAGAAATGTCATCACTACCGGTGTCGTAATCCACTCATTGGCATGAAAAGAAGCATTAAAATGCACACGTTTCTGCCCGTTCCCAATCGTGAGCCCCGGAATTTCTTTATTTAATACAGAATTGCCAATCGGGTCATGAAAGATAAACGGATAGATTGCCTGCAATGACCGAATATCCTGAACCATCGTCCTGTAATCGTAATCCTGTTCTCCGTTCACAACTCTCCATGTCACACGAACAGGCAACAGCAGCCTGAGACCGACTTGAAGTACATATGGACTGAGTACCGGATTTAGCAGAAAAAGCGCATCCATCGGCATATTGATTCTTTGTGCAATCGACCAAATCGTATCTCCACGTTGAACTGTATATGGATTTGTCACATAACCGGGAATCTGAACGGGTTGGTTTGGCATGAGTGCCTGTGCATTCAAATTCCGGTTTGAGTCAAGTATCAGCTGAAAAGGAACATTAAAAACCTGGCTGTAATACCAAAAGGAATCACCCGGTCTTACGAAAATTTCCACAAAGCTCCTCCCTCAATAAAATCTTCAATAGGAAAGTATATGAATACGGCGGGAGATTATTAACCGGGTAGAAGATACTCACTAATGCATCTGTTTGGGATACGTCAAATTCAATCAGTTTTTCAACGGTTTCGTTCCGATGTCGTTTCGCGTCATATACACCAAGATGGACTTCACTATCATCCAGTTTTGGCAAGCTCACGATATCTGACACTTGGCCCATGATATTATTGGCTTCGTCTGTCAACTCTTCCGTCACTTGTATGGCAGGTTTTGACTGCTCTTTCCGTGTTCAGATAACCGTTTGTATCAAAGTTGAAGCTTTTAAATCGGATTTTGCAATAGAGTATAACAAGCTGCTCCGGCAATACGAAAATGAGTGTATAAAAAATACCGAATGGTAAAAAGACTAGCATGATTGTTTCAAATAAATCGGACGAACCCGTTTTCATGACAAATTG
This genomic window from Solibacillus sp. FSL R5-0449 contains:
- the thiD gene encoding bifunctional hydroxymethylpyrimidine kinase/phosphomethylpyrimidine kinase, with translation MITCTIAGSDSGGGAGIQADLKTFQELRVFGTSVITALTAQNTGGVHGIFPTTPDFVQAQLKAVLQDFDIKAIKTGMLFSAEIIEAIVAQLKETTIPIIVDPVMIAKGGASLLEQQATTALKEKLLPLATVCTPNIPEAEILTGYTIQTEEDINSAAQHLLSLGLECVVIKGGHLSGKHATDTVFIRGEQPFKMKTERVDTKHTHGTGCTFSAAITAEMAKGRSIEAAIIEAKKYVQLAIRHPLNIGHGFGPTNHFAYHEQRGLCNVHVF
- the thiM gene encoding hydroxyethylthiazole kinase; this translates as MSLQAIHKNQPLVHCITNYVVANFTANGLLAVGASPVMADAIEEAGEMAAQSSALLLNLGTLNERTVASMKEAGFSANKHHTPVVLDPVGVGATKFRIETARQLLYLLKIDVIRCNIGELAAFAGADWTSKGVDSGNGHIDVAATAKQLANHYQSIVIVTGEQDVITDGERVEFVTGGHEKVTKMTGSGCLLSAFCAAVLANSKEPFNDLQTLLNEYKQASANSVAAIGTFHTNFLNELELLAEGRR
- the tenA gene encoding thiaminase II, whose amino-acid sequence is MGFCEKVRKETDFYWEASFYHPFVQGIADGSLPLEKFKFYMLQDAYYLKHYTKVLALAAAKATTDDDVQYFLQTAKFIHDAELELHRTTFKELGVTADDLEQFEAAPAAYNYVSHMYNAVHNGDVAEAFAAILPCPWLYQEIGQRLKDARPNVPLYEQWIALYASEEMLQNIEIQKSMLDRYAKEQPAKVKVLQEHFKKSCYYEWMFWEMPWTKQNWEQGVYVNEPASNS
- a CDS encoding nitronate monooxygenase family protein, with product MGNVPEILQNLRIPVIGAPLFIISNPKLVIAQCKAGIVGSMPALNARPASQLDEWLAEITEELASYNAKNPDRPAAPFAINQIVHKTNDRLEQDMELCVKYKVPLIITSLGAREEVFEAAHSYGGIVFHDVINNYFAKKAIQKGADGIIAVAAGAGGHAGQQSPFALIQEIREWFDGPLALSGSIARGHSVLAAQAMGADFGYIGSPFIATEEAFARQEYKQMIVDSTAEDIIYSNLFTGIHGNYLKGSIMNAGMDPNNLKESDPSAMNFNDNNAKAWKDIWGSGQGIGAIKEITSTQQYVDKLAEEYAQAYQEMTGKRSTVAHLQ
- a CDS encoding glycoside hydrolase family 18 protein, encoding MQIHVVQPGESLWAIAQFYGTTVQSIVEANQITEPARLVIGQALVVPLKGQYYIVQPGDSLWSIGQRFQVNYTTLAQANGLSPDALLMIGTSLYIPEPSKRSAEILAYVEPRGNEINEMLLDQVREANPYLTYLAVFSYEVSRDGSIKAPTINPLPEIAEQEKTSIAMAITNLEDYQFSAELARDIFQSVAVQNLLLDNIIAEAKRIGNISDIHFDFERISRDQREAYNNFLRRAVERLHAEGYTVSTALAPKTRADQPGEWFMGHDYKAHGEIVDFVMLMTYEWGYSAGPPMAVSPLPQVEQVVQYALTEIPASKILLGQNLYGYDWTLPFVQGGDYAEAISPQRAIEVAKRYNAAIQFDNTAQAPYFNYYDEQGRSHIVWFEDARSIQAKFDLVKRLNLRGVGYWKLGLPFPQNWQLIGANFNVVKK
- a CDS encoding cell wall hydrolase, which translates into the protein MPRVKYRDADVDLIARMMRAEAEGEGKQGMLYVGNVIVNRAIATCLDFNDVRTIEQVIFQVQGNNYSFEAVQKGNMFYQRARETERKLAKQVLDYWREHPAKYALWYFNPYGPCPPTWYGQPFTGQFKQHCFYEPIGGTCDSVYQG
- a CDS encoding YpzG family protein — protein: MDKKGFTDPKSKKIHHNWTSDKHQKSQIKGETEVTLNNQILRINAKARQF
- a CDS encoding M14 family zinc carboxypeptidase; translated protein: MEIFVRPGDSFWYYSQVFNVPFQLILDSNRNLNAQALMPNQPVQIPGYVTNPYTVQRGDTIWSIAQRINMPMDALFLLNPVLSPYVLQVGLRLLLPVRVTWRVVNGEQDYDYRTMVQDIRSLQAIYPFIFHDPIGNSVLNKEIPGLTIGNGQKRVHFNASFHANEWITTPVVMTFLNDYLLSLTNNGAIRGLYTLPLYNQMNLNIVPMVNPDGVDLVLNGPPEDESIRNKLIEWNGGSTDFSGWKANINGVDLNDQFPAEWERERERNPKTPGPRDYGGESPLSEPESIAMAELTVERDFSRVLAFHTQGKVIYWGFMGLEPPETEVLVNEFARVSGYEPVQTIESYAGYKDWFIQDWRRPGFTVELGLGTNPLPISQFGEIYEEALGIFLSALYT
- a CDS encoding T7SS effector LXG polymorphic toxin; its protein translation is MGQVSDIVSLPKLDDSEVHLGVYDAKRHRNETVEKLIEFDVSQTDALVSIFYPVNNLPPYSYTFLLKILLREELCGNFRKTG